The following proteins are co-located in the Manihot esculenta cultivar AM560-2 chromosome 7, M.esculenta_v8, whole genome shotgun sequence genome:
- the LOC110619247 gene encoding dynamin-related protein 3A isoform X1 has protein sequence MAEEPASPSPAAQSQSQAAPLGSSVIPIVNKLQDIFAQLGSQSTIELPQVAVVGSQSSGKSSVLEALVGRDFLPRGNDICTRRPLVLQLLQTKRKADGTEEEWGEFLHHPGKRFYDFSEIRREIQAETAKEAGDNKGVSDKQIRLKIFSPNVLDITLVDLPGITKVPVGDQPSDIEARIRTMIMSYIKKPSCLILAVTPANSDLANSDALQIAGNADPDGYRTIGVITKLDIMDRGTDARNLLLGKVIPLRLGYVGVVNRSQEDIMLNRSIKDALAAEEKFFRSRPVYNGLADRCGVPQLAKKLNQILVQHIKAILPGLKSRISSALVSVAKEHASYGEITESKAGQGALLLNILSKYSEAFSSMVEGKNEEMSTSELSGGARIHYIFQSIFVKSLEEVDPCEDLTDDDIRTAIQNATGPRSALFVPEVPFEVLVRRQIARLLDPSLQCARFIYDELIKISHRCLVNELQRFPVLRKRMDEVIGNFLRDGLEPSETMIGHIIEMEMDYINTSHPNFIGGSKAVELALQQAKSSRAVPLPVRQKDGPETDKAPASERTLKSRAILARQVNGVVADQGVRPVADVEKIAPPGNVSSWGISSIFGGGDNSRMSAKESSTAKSHIEPVHSMDALEQSVSLIHLREPPTVLRPSESHSEQETIEIAVTKLLLRSYYDIVRKNVEDSVPKAIMHFLVNHTKRDLHNVFIKKLYRENLFEEMLQEPEEIAMKRKRTRETLRVLQQAFRTLDELPLEAETVERGYSLGSDPTGLPKIHGLPTSSVYSTSSGSSDYTASPRNPRSRKSSHSGELQPHLYSNADSNGSGRSYMPGLYPTVDF, from the exons ATGGCAGAGGAACCTGCATCGCCGTCTCCGGCGGCACAATCGCAATCGCAGGCTGCGCCGCTCGGCTCCTCAGTGATCCCGATAGTGAACAAGTTGCAAGACATATTCGCGCAGCTTGGAAGCCAGTCGACGATCGAGCTTCCTCAGGTAGCGGTAGTCGGGAGCCAGAGCAGCGGGAAATCCAGCGTGCTGGAAGCTCTTGTAGGAAGGGATTTCTTGCCTCGGGGAAATGATATTTGCACCCGGAGGCCGCTGGTTTTGCAGCTGCTGCAGACTAAGAGGAAGGCTGATGGCACGGAGGAGGAGTGGGGGGAGTTCCTGCATCATCCTGGAAAACGCTTCTATGATTTCTCCGAGATCCGGAGAGAAATTCAA GCTGAGACAGCTAAGGAAGCAGGAGACAACAAAGGTGTCTCAGACAAGCAGATACGTTTGAAGATTTTTTCACCAAATGTTCTTGATATCACACTCGTTGATCTACCTGGTATCACAAAGGTTCCGGTGGGTGATCAACCTTCTGATATTGAAGCACGAATTAGAACTATGATAATGTCATACATCAAGAAACCAAGCTGTCTGATTTTAGCTGTTACACCAGCAAATTCTGACTTAGCGAACTCTGATGCACTTCAGATTGCTGGAAATGCTGATCCTGATG GTTATAGAACTATTGGAGTAATTACAAAG TTAGATATTATGGACAGAGGTACTGATGCTCGTAATCTGTTGCTTGGAAAAGTAATTCCCCTCAGACTTGGTTATGTTGGTGTTGTTAATCGAAGTCAAGAG GATATTATGCTAAATCGGAGTATCAAGGATGCACTTGCAGCAGAGGAAAAGTTCTTCCGCAGTCGTCCA GTTTATAATGGCCTAGCTGATCGCTGTGGCGTTCCTCAGTTGGCCAAAAAGTTGAACCAG ATTCTGGTGCAGCATATCAAAGCCATACTGCCAGGGCTGAAGTCACGCATAAGTTCTGCACTGGTTTCTGTTGCAAAGGAACATGCAAGCTACGGGGAAATCACTGAATCAAAG GCTGGTCAAGGAGCTCTTCTCCTCAACATTCTTTCAAAATATTCTGAGG CATTTTCTTCAATGGTAGAgggaaaaaatgaagaaatgtCAACTTCTGAGCTGTCTGGTGGAGCACGTATTCACTATATATTCCAATCTATCTTTGTGAAGAGTTTAGAG GAGGTTGATCCGTGTGAGGACTTGACTGATGATGATATTCGAACTGCCATTCAGAATGCAACTGGCCCTAGATCTGCACTATTTGTTCCAGAA GTGCCATTTGAAGTTCTTGTTAGAAGGCAAATAGCTCGTTTATTGGATCCAAGCCTCCAGTGTGCTAGGTTCATATATGATGAATTAATAAAG ATTAGCCATCGCTGTCTAGTAAATGAACTGCAGAGATTTCCTGTTCTGCGGAAGCGTATGGATGAAGTTATTGGAAACTTTTTGCGAGATGGCCTTGAACCATCAGAGACAATGATTGGCCACATTATTGAAATGGAG ATGGATTATATAAACACCTCACACCCCAATTTTATTGGTGGGAGTAAGGCTGTGGAACTTGCACTGCAACAGGCCAAGTCTTCTAGGGCTGTTCCTCTACCAGTGAGACAAAAG GATGGCCCAGAGACTGACAAGGCACCAGCATCAGAGAGGAccctcaagtctcgggcaattCTTGCTAGACAAGTAAATGGAGTGGTGGCTGACCAG GGAGTTCGTCCTGTGGCTGATGTTGAAAAGATTGCACCCCCtg GGAATGTTTCAAGTTGGGGTATTTCGTCAATTTTTGGTGGTGGTGATAACTCCCGTATGTCTGCTAAAGAAAGCTCAACAGCAAAGTCACATATTGAACCTGTTCATAGCATGGATGCTTTGGAACAAAGTGTTTCTTTGATCCATTTAAGAGAG CCTCCAACTGTGTTGAGACCCTCAGAAAGTCATTCAGAGCAAGAGACTATTGAAATCGCAGTCACTAAATTGCTATTGAGATCATACTATGACATAGTTCGGAAGAATGTTGAGGACTCTGTACCCAAAGCAATTATGCACTTTCTG GTAAACCATACAAAGCGTGATCTGCACAATGTCTTCATCAAAAAGCTTTACAG GGAAAACCTATTTGAAGAGATGCTGCAGGAACCTGAAGAGATAGCCATGAAAAGAAAGCGTACTCGAGAAACACTTAGAGTTCTTCAACAGGCTTTTAGG ACATTGGACGAATTGCCATTGGAAGCTGAAACAGTTGAAAGGGGATACAGTTTGGGATCTGATCCAACTGGCTTGCCGAAGATCCATGGTTTGCCAACATCATCTGTGTATTCTACTAGCAGTGGTTCCAGTGACTACACAGCTTCTCCTAGGAACCCACGGTCCCGCAAATCATCTCACTCTGGGGAGCTGCAACCCCATTTATATTCTAATGCAGATTCTAATGGAAGTGGACGGTCTTACATGCCTGGTCTCTATCCAACAGTAGATTTCTAA
- the LOC110619247 gene encoding dynamin-related protein 3A isoform X2, whose amino-acid sequence MAEEPASPSPAAQSQSQAAPLGSSVIPIVNKLQDIFAQLGSQSTIELPQVAVVGSQSSGKSSVLEALVGRDFLPRGNDICTRRPLVLQLLQTKRKADGTEEEWGEFLHHPGKRFYDFSEIRREIQAETAKEAGDNKGVSDKQIRLKIFSPNVLDITLVDLPGITKVPVGDQPSDIEARIRTMIMSYIKKPSCLILAVTPANSDLANSDALQIAGNADPDGYRTIGVITKLDIMDRGTDARNLLLGKVIPLRLGYVGVVNRSQEDIMLNRSIKDALAAEEKFFRSRPVYNGLADRCGVPQLAKKLNQILVQHIKAILPGLKSRISSALVSVAKEHASYGEITESKAGQGALLLNILSKYSEAFSSMVEGKNEEMSTSELSGGARIHYIFQSIFVKSLEEVDPCEDLTDDDIRTAIQNATGPRSALFVPEVPFEVLVRRQIARLLDPSLQCARFIYDELIKISHRCLVNELQRFPVLRKRMDEVIGNFLRDGLEPSETMIGHIIEMEMDYINTSHPNFIGGSKAVELALQQAKSSRAVPLPVRQKDGPETDKAPASERTLKSRAILARQVNGVVADQGVRPVADVEKIAPPGNVSSWGISSIFGGGDNSRMSAKESSTAKSHIEPVHSMDALEQSVSLIHLREVNHTKRDLHNVFIKKLYRENLFEEMLQEPEEIAMKRKRTRETLRVLQQAFRTLDELPLEAETVERGYSLGSDPTGLPKIHGLPTSSVYSTSSGSSDYTASPRNPRSRKSSHSGELQPHLYSNADSNGSGRSYMPGLYPTVDF is encoded by the exons ATGGCAGAGGAACCTGCATCGCCGTCTCCGGCGGCACAATCGCAATCGCAGGCTGCGCCGCTCGGCTCCTCAGTGATCCCGATAGTGAACAAGTTGCAAGACATATTCGCGCAGCTTGGAAGCCAGTCGACGATCGAGCTTCCTCAGGTAGCGGTAGTCGGGAGCCAGAGCAGCGGGAAATCCAGCGTGCTGGAAGCTCTTGTAGGAAGGGATTTCTTGCCTCGGGGAAATGATATTTGCACCCGGAGGCCGCTGGTTTTGCAGCTGCTGCAGACTAAGAGGAAGGCTGATGGCACGGAGGAGGAGTGGGGGGAGTTCCTGCATCATCCTGGAAAACGCTTCTATGATTTCTCCGAGATCCGGAGAGAAATTCAA GCTGAGACAGCTAAGGAAGCAGGAGACAACAAAGGTGTCTCAGACAAGCAGATACGTTTGAAGATTTTTTCACCAAATGTTCTTGATATCACACTCGTTGATCTACCTGGTATCACAAAGGTTCCGGTGGGTGATCAACCTTCTGATATTGAAGCACGAATTAGAACTATGATAATGTCATACATCAAGAAACCAAGCTGTCTGATTTTAGCTGTTACACCAGCAAATTCTGACTTAGCGAACTCTGATGCACTTCAGATTGCTGGAAATGCTGATCCTGATG GTTATAGAACTATTGGAGTAATTACAAAG TTAGATATTATGGACAGAGGTACTGATGCTCGTAATCTGTTGCTTGGAAAAGTAATTCCCCTCAGACTTGGTTATGTTGGTGTTGTTAATCGAAGTCAAGAG GATATTATGCTAAATCGGAGTATCAAGGATGCACTTGCAGCAGAGGAAAAGTTCTTCCGCAGTCGTCCA GTTTATAATGGCCTAGCTGATCGCTGTGGCGTTCCTCAGTTGGCCAAAAAGTTGAACCAG ATTCTGGTGCAGCATATCAAAGCCATACTGCCAGGGCTGAAGTCACGCATAAGTTCTGCACTGGTTTCTGTTGCAAAGGAACATGCAAGCTACGGGGAAATCACTGAATCAAAG GCTGGTCAAGGAGCTCTTCTCCTCAACATTCTTTCAAAATATTCTGAGG CATTTTCTTCAATGGTAGAgggaaaaaatgaagaaatgtCAACTTCTGAGCTGTCTGGTGGAGCACGTATTCACTATATATTCCAATCTATCTTTGTGAAGAGTTTAGAG GAGGTTGATCCGTGTGAGGACTTGACTGATGATGATATTCGAACTGCCATTCAGAATGCAACTGGCCCTAGATCTGCACTATTTGTTCCAGAA GTGCCATTTGAAGTTCTTGTTAGAAGGCAAATAGCTCGTTTATTGGATCCAAGCCTCCAGTGTGCTAGGTTCATATATGATGAATTAATAAAG ATTAGCCATCGCTGTCTAGTAAATGAACTGCAGAGATTTCCTGTTCTGCGGAAGCGTATGGATGAAGTTATTGGAAACTTTTTGCGAGATGGCCTTGAACCATCAGAGACAATGATTGGCCACATTATTGAAATGGAG ATGGATTATATAAACACCTCACACCCCAATTTTATTGGTGGGAGTAAGGCTGTGGAACTTGCACTGCAACAGGCCAAGTCTTCTAGGGCTGTTCCTCTACCAGTGAGACAAAAG GATGGCCCAGAGACTGACAAGGCACCAGCATCAGAGAGGAccctcaagtctcgggcaattCTTGCTAGACAAGTAAATGGAGTGGTGGCTGACCAG GGAGTTCGTCCTGTGGCTGATGTTGAAAAGATTGCACCCCCtg GGAATGTTTCAAGTTGGGGTATTTCGTCAATTTTTGGTGGTGGTGATAACTCCCGTATGTCTGCTAAAGAAAGCTCAACAGCAAAGTCACATATTGAACCTGTTCATAGCATGGATGCTTTGGAACAAAGTGTTTCTTTGATCCATTTAAGAGAG GTAAACCATACAAAGCGTGATCTGCACAATGTCTTCATCAAAAAGCTTTACAG GGAAAACCTATTTGAAGAGATGCTGCAGGAACCTGAAGAGATAGCCATGAAAAGAAAGCGTACTCGAGAAACACTTAGAGTTCTTCAACAGGCTTTTAGG ACATTGGACGAATTGCCATTGGAAGCTGAAACAGTTGAAAGGGGATACAGTTTGGGATCTGATCCAACTGGCTTGCCGAAGATCCATGGTTTGCCAACATCATCTGTGTATTCTACTAGCAGTGGTTCCAGTGACTACACAGCTTCTCCTAGGAACCCACGGTCCCGCAAATCATCTCACTCTGGGGAGCTGCAACCCCATTTATATTCTAATGCAGATTCTAATGGAAGTGGACGGTCTTACATGCCTGGTCTCTATCCAACAGTAGATTTCTAA